From Gadus chalcogrammus isolate NIFS_2021 unplaced genomic scaffold, NIFS_Gcha_1.0 GACHA138, whole genome shotgun sequence, a single genomic window includes:
- the LOC130379000 gene encoding uncharacterized protein LOC130379000 codes for MGALAPSKEDLVGAGFGDERTAYFKWRRIQLEQRVRHVADSSGRQRPTEAKVAAVVARENWKTNVPSLPDVFKAWVSPLKAAIEDDEGVLKSVVEQRWKGIDFKDYGEHKGRGVIATMPFPKGHVICDYHGKLIPESEGKRLMDAMQEGVVSYLFFIRGRLGTKLCVDSQNFPCECHPGKDTFGRRLNHSGKAANVKPVVFQLNFPDGAKDTSSFWTMA; via the exons ATGGGTGCCCTCGCGCCCTCCAAAGAGGACCTCGTCGGTGCCGGGTTTGGCGATGAACGGACGGCCTACTTCAAATGGAGGCGCATCCAGTTGGAACAGCGTGTGCGACACGTCGCCG ATTCCTCTGGCAGGCAGCGACCGACGGAGGCCAAGGTGGCAGCCGTCGTAGCCAGGGAGAATTGGAAAACcaatgtcccctccctcccggatgTGTTCAAGGCGTGGGTCTCCCCTTTGAAGGCAGCCATCGAGGACGACGAAGGCGTCCTCAAGTCGGTGGTGGAGCAACGGTGGAAGGGGATAGATTTCAAGGACTATGGAGAACACAAGGGCAGAG GCGTCATCGCCACCATGCCGTTCCCCAAGGGGCACGTGATATGCGACTATCACGGGAAGCTCATCCCTGAAtccgaggggaagaggctgaTGGATGCAATGCAGGAGGGAGTGGTGAGCTACCTCTTTTTCATCAGGGGCAGGCTAGGCACCAAGCTGTGCGTCGACTCCCAGAACTTCCCCTGCGAGTGCCACCCTGGAAAGGACACCTTTGGGAGGCGCTTGAACCACTCGGGCAAGGCGGCCAACGTGAAGCCTGTGGTGTTCCAGCTCAACTTTCCAGACGGAGCCAAAGACACT AGCTCCTTTTGGACTATGGCGTGA